Part of the Salvelinus fontinalis isolate EN_2023a chromosome 1, ASM2944872v1, whole genome shotgun sequence genome is shown below.
TGCTATACAACAACCTTCACCTGTCtcctgactgtctatctgtctgtctcctgactgtctcctgactgtctatctgtctgtctcctgactgtctatctgtctgtctcccgactgtctatctgtctgtctcccgactgtctatctgtctgtctcctgactgtctatctgtctgtctcctgactgtctatctgtctgtctgacggTGAATTCCTCTGTCATAAAGAGTGTCTGTCCATAATAACTACAGGCCTAGGGGCCAAAggactcctcctccaccacagaTCAGTCAAAATAATCCAATCAGGACTTTCATCCTGCCCTTTTGACTGTCCCCTCTGATTTATACATCTGCTGGAATCCAATATATAACAGCATTTTATGGAGCTCCATGAGCGCTTTTAGGGCAACCTATTGTCTAAACAGTGCACTACATATTTTACCATAGTAAGGTTATGTCCAAAATGGTAACCtattattccctatttagtggaaAGGGTtttctatacagggaataggttaTCATTTGGGACATATATTTTAAGATAGTAAGGGTATCACATTCCTGTCTGTTTTACTGAACTTATTTTGTATGTTAGGctgtagggtgcagggtgtagggtgtagggtgcagggtgaagggtgtagggtatagggtgcagtgtgtagggtgcagggtgtagggtgcagggtgcagggtacagggtgtagtgtgcaaggtgtagggtgcagggtgtagggtgcagggtgcagggtgtagggtgcagggtgtagggtgcagggtgtagggtacagggtgtagtgtgcagGGTGTAgtgtgcagggtgtagggtgcagggtgtagggtatagggtgtagggtatagggtgtagggtatagggtgcagggtgtagggtgcatGGTGTAGGGTACAGGGTACAGGGTACACGGTGTAGTGTGCAGGGTGCagggtatagggtgtagggtacagggtgcagggtgcagggtgtagggtgcagggtgtagggtgcagggtgcagggtgtagggtgcagtgtgtagggtgcagggtgcagggtgtagggtgcagtgtgtagggtgcagggtgcagggtgtagggtgcagggtgtagggtgcagggtgtagggtgtagggtgcagggtgtagggtgcagggtgtagggtgcagggtttagggtgtagggtgtagggtgcagggtgtagggtgtagggtgtagggtgcagggtgaagggtgtagggtatagggtgcagggtgtagggtgcagggtgcagtgtgtagggtttagggtgcagggtgtagggtgcagggtgtagaGTGCAGGGTGTAGTGTGCAGGGTttagggtgcagggtgtagggtgtagggtgcagggtgtagggtgcagggtgtagggtgtagggtgtagggtgcagggtgtagggtgcagggtgcagggtgcagtgtgtagggtttagggtgcagggtgtagggtgcagggtgtagtgtgcagggtgtagggtgcagggtgcagTGTGCAGGGTTTAGGGTGCAGGGTttagggtgcagggtgtagggtgtagggtgcagggtgtagggtgcagggtgtagggtgtagggtgaagggtgtagggtatagggtgtagggtacagggtacagggtgtagtgtgcaaggtgtagggtgcagggtgtatggtgcagggtgcagggtgtagggtgcagggtgtagggtgcagggtgtagggtacagggtgtagtgtgcagggtgtagtttgcagggtgtagggtgcagggtatAGGGTgcagggtatagggtatagggtatagggtgcagggtgtagggtgtagggtgcatgGTGTAGGGTACAGGGTACAGGGTACACGGTGTAGTGTGCAGGGTGCagggtatagggtgtagggtacagggtgcagggtgtagggtgcagtgtgtagggtgcagggtgcagggtgtagggtgcagggtgtagggtgcagggtgtagggtgtagggtgcagggtgtagggtgcagggtgtagggtgcagggtttagggtgtagggtgtagggtgtagggtgtagggtgcagggtgtagggtttagggtgtagggtgtagggtgtagggtgcagtgtttagggtgcagggtgtagggtgcagggtgtagggtgtagtgtgcaGGGTTTAGGatgcagggtgtagggtgcagggtgtagggtgcagcgTGCAGGGTGATAAataattctggtgacatgatcatcgatgcttggctgccgtttgacaaatataaatgatctaatgatataggcagcctacctgcactgtatctgccagctgcaGGCTACAGCACACACTTCAAGACCAGTCTAGctgcactgtatctgccagctgctGGCTACAGCACACACTTCAAGACCAGTCTAGctgcactgtatctgccagctgcaGGCTACAGCACACACTTCAAGACCAGTCTAGctgcactgtatctgccagctgcaGGCTACAGCACACACTTCAAGACCAGTCTAGctgcactgtatctgccagctgcaGGCTACAGCACACACTTCAAGACCAGTCTAGctgcactgtatctgccagctgctGGTTACAGCACACACTTCAAGACCAGTCTAGctgcactgtatctgccagctgctGGCTACAGCACAAACTTCAAGACCAGTCTAGGCACATTTGCTCATTAAAGCAACTGTTTTTGTGACAGGACTATCGGTAGAGGTGAAAAGGCCATGGAAACACACGATTTGTATTCGTTACATACATAATGTAAGCACAAAAATAAATGTTACGTGTACTATGTCATCAAACACTACTTTTTACCCTCAACAGGTAAACCACACCACCAGGTTGAAATCACACCacagttttttttttgtgtgaataTTTTAATGAAAATCTATTGCCAATTGTATGGATACCCAgctacagacacagacatagacagatgGGCAGAGaaacgggcacacacacacacacgaccactcctgacacacacacaatgtaccccctcacacacacacacaaagtaaccCCCCCAACACCcctcccgcacacacacacacacaggctggtcTGTTTTCCCTCCGGTGCTCTGGGGAGTTTagcaggagaggtagaggaaaCCAAATCTCATCAGCTGCCTGCCCGAGCTGCCTGCTGCCTGGGACAGGGACTGAGTTCTGCAGGGTTGTCCAGCGGCTGGAAGGCCTGGCTGGGATAGAGCTCCATGGGGTGATCTGGAGGCTGGTAGGCCTGGCTGGGATAGAGCTCCATGGGGTGATCTGGAGGCTGGTAGGCCTGGCTGGGATAGAGCTCCATGGGGTGATCTGGAGGCTGGTAGGCCTGGCTGGGATAGAGCTCCATGGGGTGATCTGGAGGCTGGTAGGCCTGGCTGGGATAGAGCTCCATGGGGTGATCTGGAGGCTGGTAGGCCTGGCTGGGATAGAGCTCCATGGGGTGATCTGGAGGCTGGAAGGCCTGGCTGGGATAGAGCTCCATGGGGTGATCTGGAGGCTGGAAGGCCTGGCTGGGATAGAGCTCCATGGGTGATCTGGAGGCTGGTAGGCTTGGCTGGGATAGAGCTCCATGGAGTGATCTGGAGGCTGGTAGGCCTGGCTGGGATAGAGCTCCATGGGGTGATCTGGAGGCTGGAAGGCCTGGCTGGGATAGAGCTCCATGGGGTGATCTGGAGGCTGGTAGGCCTGGCTGGGATAGAGCTCCATGGGTTGATCTGGAGGCTGGTAGGCCTGGCTGGGATAGAGCTCCATGGGGTGATCTGGAGGATGGTAGGCCTGGCTGGGATAGAGCTCATCGCTCTGCTCACAGAgtgaatagagtagagtagagtagagtagagtagagtagagtagagtagagtagagcagagtagagcagagcagagcagagcagagcagagcagagcagagtagagtagagtagagtagggtgaggtgaggagaggagaggagaggagaggagaggagaggagaggagaggagaggagaggagagtgagtcAATACAACAAACAGACTAccagctccctccctccaccctcctcctcttcaccatCAATACAACAAACAGACTACCAGtacccttcctccctccaccctcctcctcctcatcaccatcaATACAACATACAGACtaccagctccctccctccctccaccctcctcttcctcaccatcAATACAACATACAGACTACCAGtacccttcctccctccaccctcctcctccccaccaccAATACAACAAACAGACTACCAGtacccttcctccctccaccctcctcctcctcaccatcaaTACAACATACAGACtaccagctccctccctccctcccttcaccctcctcctcctcaccatcaaTACAACAAACAGACTACCAGTACCCTTcgtccctccaccctcctcctcctcaccatcaaTACAACAAACAGACTACCAGTACCCTTcgtccctccaccctcctcctcctcaccatcaa
Proteins encoded:
- the LOC129862025 gene encoding uncharacterized protein LOC129862025, coding for MELYPSQAFQPPDHPMELYPSQAFQPPDHPMELYPSQAYQPPDHPMELYPSQAYQPPDHPMELYPSQAYQPPDHPMELYPSQAYQPPDHPMELYPSQAYQPPDHPMELYPSQAFQPLDNPAELSPCPRQQAARAGS